The Stenotrophomonas rhizophila genome has a window encoding:
- a CDS encoding glutathione S-transferase N-terminal domain-containing protein, giving the protein MKLYSKPGACSTADHIALQWTGQPFEVELLDKDTLKAPAYLAINPAGSVPTIVDGSFVLTQNAAIMGYIADSYPQAGLGGDGSPQQRAEANRWLAFVNSDVHPAFSPLFAPAKFIADDSQYDAIRDAARKRLRGLFETANRQLADKPWLAGFRSYADAYFYITLRWAAGAKVDLAGLDNLAAFKTRMEADTGVQAALKAEGLQ; this is encoded by the coding sequence ATGAAGCTGTACAGCAAGCCCGGTGCCTGCTCCACCGCCGACCACATCGCCCTGCAGTGGACCGGCCAGCCGTTCGAGGTGGAACTGCTCGACAAGGACACCCTGAAGGCCCCGGCCTATCTTGCGATCAATCCGGCCGGCTCGGTGCCGACCATCGTCGACGGCAGCTTCGTGCTGACCCAGAACGCGGCCATCATGGGCTACATCGCCGACAGCTACCCGCAGGCCGGCCTGGGCGGCGACGGCAGCCCGCAGCAGCGCGCTGAAGCCAACCGCTGGCTGGCCTTCGTCAACTCGGACGTGCACCCGGCGTTCTCCCCGCTGTTCGCACCGGCCAAGTTCATCGCCGATGACAGCCAGTACGACGCGATCCGCGACGCCGCCCGCAAGCGCCTGCGCGGCCTGTTCGAGACCGCCAACCGCCAGCTGGCTGACAAGCCCTGGCTGGCCGGCTTCCGCAGCTACGCCGACGCATACTTCTACATCACCCTGCGCTGGGCAGCCGGTGCCAAGGTCGACCTGGCCGGCCTGGACAACCTGGCTGCGTTCAAGACCCGGATGGAAGCCGACACCGGCGTGCAGGCCGCGCTGAAGGCCGAAGGCCTGCAATAA
- a CDS encoding suppressor of fused domain protein: MDEQHIDNSLDAGNDDGTPGWDAINAALAALYPGQEPRHYGTALPYTLGGRDPLDGISVYRAELPRPHWHYVTYGFSELYDKQSDDADSSGFGFELTFRLAIDSGEDTPPAWPMNLLQNLARYVFGSGNVFEAGHHMNANGPIALDTDTCLRHLAFMPDPQLPARATPNGELAFLQVIGLSDDEMAAIKRWSTDGVLQALAPRMPLWITDLHRASLLDDPALVRQLQEGSEREGSSTAVLFVETLAWREEGNQVVLVLGAGQVPNVLELLPLRLRHGNPLTIVSREHEWVFAPGDRDAVAKDGEGMRCTLTAQGLDALEQQVQAGRGRYPVPGTGLVVEVVPTALRDAHGNVVREIG; this comes from the coding sequence CCATCAACGCGGCCCTGGCCGCGCTGTACCCCGGCCAGGAGCCGCGCCATTACGGCACCGCGCTGCCGTACACGCTGGGTGGGCGCGATCCGCTCGATGGCATCAGCGTGTACCGTGCCGAGCTGCCGCGCCCGCACTGGCATTACGTCACCTACGGTTTCTCCGAGCTGTACGACAAGCAGAGCGATGACGCTGACAGCAGCGGCTTCGGCTTCGAGCTCACCTTCCGCCTGGCCATCGACAGCGGCGAGGACACCCCGCCGGCATGGCCGATGAACCTGCTGCAGAACCTGGCGCGCTACGTGTTCGGCAGCGGCAACGTGTTCGAGGCCGGGCACCACATGAATGCCAACGGTCCGATCGCGCTGGATACCGACACCTGCCTGCGCCACCTGGCCTTCATGCCCGATCCGCAGCTGCCGGCGCGGGCCACGCCCAATGGTGAACTGGCGTTCCTGCAGGTGATCGGGCTGAGCGACGACGAGATGGCGGCGATCAAGCGCTGGTCGACCGACGGGGTGCTGCAGGCATTGGCGCCGCGCATGCCGCTGTGGATCACCGACCTGCACCGTGCCAGCCTGCTGGATGACCCGGCGCTGGTAAGGCAACTGCAGGAAGGCAGCGAACGCGAAGGGTCCAGTACCGCGGTCCTGTTCGTGGAGACCCTGGCGTGGCGCGAAGAAGGCAACCAGGTCGTGCTGGTGCTGGGGGCGGGGCAGGTGCCCAATGTGCTTGAACTGCTGCCGCTGCGCCTGCGCCATGGCAATCCGTTGACCATCGTCAGCCGCGAACACGAGTGGGTGTTCGCCCCCGGTGACCGCGATGCTGTCGCCAAGGACGGGGAGGGCATGCGCTGCACGCTGACTGCGCAGGGCCTGGATGCGCTGGAGCAGCAGGTGCAGGCTGGGCGCGGGCGCTATCCCGTACCGGGCACGGGGCTGGTGGTGGAAGTAGTGCCGACCGCACTGCGCGATGCGCATGGCAATGTGGTGCGCGAGATCGGCTGA
- the kbl gene encoding glycine C-acetyltransferase: MTDAPTAPLTQHYVEELEAIRAQGLFKSERVITSPQSAEITLDDGRTVLNFCANNYLGLADHPDLIQAAKDALDSHGFGMASVRFICGTQDLHKQLEQQIAGFFGKQDTILYAACFDANGGLFEPLLGENDAIISDALNHASIIDGVRLCKAKRFRYANCDMADLEAQLQAADAAGCRTKLITTDGVFSMDGFIAPLDEITALAKKYNALVHIDECHATGFLGATGRGSAEVKGVLEKIDIITGTLGKAMGGALGGFTTASAEVIELLRQRSRPYLFSNSLPPHVVAAGIKAFDMLAAADDLRTTLADNTAYFRQKMTAAGFDVKPGVHPISPVMLYDAPLAQKFAERLLEEGIYAIGFFFPVVPKGQARIRTQISAAHTRAHLDRAIDAFTRIGLELGVIKG; the protein is encoded by the coding sequence ATGACCGACGCCCCGACCGCCCCGCTCACCCAGCACTATGTTGAAGAACTGGAGGCGATCCGCGCCCAGGGCCTGTTCAAGTCCGAGCGCGTCATCACCAGCCCCCAGTCGGCCGAGATCACCCTGGACGACGGCCGCACGGTGCTGAACTTCTGCGCCAACAACTATCTGGGCCTGGCCGACCACCCGGACCTGATCCAGGCGGCCAAGGACGCGCTGGACAGCCACGGCTTCGGCATGGCCTCGGTGCGCTTCATCTGCGGCACCCAGGACCTGCACAAGCAACTGGAGCAGCAGATCGCCGGCTTCTTCGGCAAGCAGGACACCATCCTGTACGCGGCCTGCTTCGACGCCAACGGCGGCCTGTTCGAGCCGCTGCTGGGCGAGAATGACGCGATCATCTCCGACGCGCTCAACCATGCCTCGATCATCGACGGCGTGCGCCTGTGCAAGGCCAAGCGCTTCCGCTACGCCAACTGCGACATGGCCGACCTGGAAGCCCAGCTGCAGGCGGCCGATGCGGCTGGCTGCCGCACCAAGCTGATCACCACCGACGGCGTGTTCTCGATGGACGGCTTCATTGCCCCGCTGGATGAGATCACCGCGCTGGCGAAGAAGTACAACGCGCTGGTGCACATCGACGAGTGCCACGCCACCGGCTTCCTGGGCGCCACCGGCCGCGGCTCGGCCGAGGTCAAGGGCGTGCTGGAGAAGATCGACATCATCACCGGCACCCTGGGCAAGGCCATGGGCGGCGCGCTGGGCGGCTTCACCACCGCCAGCGCCGAAGTGATCGAGCTCCTGCGCCAGCGTTCGCGCCCGTACCTGTTCTCCAACTCGCTGCCGCCGCACGTGGTCGCCGCCGGGATCAAGGCGTTCGACATGCTGGCCGCTGCCGACGACCTGCGCACCACGCTGGCCGACAACACCGCCTACTTCCGCCAGAAGATGACCGCCGCCGGCTTCGACGTGAAGCCCGGCGTGCACCCGATCAGCCCGGTGATGCTGTATGACGCGCCGTTGGCGCAGAAGTTCGCCGAGCGCCTGCTCGAGGAAGGCATCTATGCGATCGGTTTCTTCTTCCCGGTCGTGCCCAAGGGCCAGGCCCGCATCCGCACCCAGATCAGCGCCGCGCACACCCGTGCACACCTGGACCGGGCGATTGATGCGTTCACCCGGATCGGCCTGGAGCTGGGCGTGATCAAGGGCTGA
- a CDS encoding zinc-binding alcohol dehydrogenase family protein yields MKAVGLSRYLPIDHVDSLLDLALPEPGAPQGHDVLVRVHAVSVNPVDTKQRAPRAGEVSPPRVLGFDASGTVEAVGAHVTAFAPGDEVYYAGDVTRPGSNAQWQWVDERLVGRKPTTLDFAEAAALPLTVLTAWELLFERMPLHFDDRRHIGQTLLVIGGAGGVGSIAIQLARHAGFTVVATASRDDSAEWCRRMGADHVVDHRQPLPAQLQALGIAQVEVALNLADTDHYWEVLGELLAPQGHVGLIVEPRGPLRIGDPYKAKCIGIHWEFMFARSRFQTADMVEQHRILSRVASLVDAGELRSTAHTSLGSINAANLREAHRLLEGGGVTGKLVLSGWE; encoded by the coding sequence ATGAAAGCCGTCGGCCTCTCTCGGTACCTGCCCATCGACCACGTCGATTCGCTTCTTGACCTCGCGTTACCTGAACCCGGCGCGCCCCAGGGGCATGACGTTCTGGTGCGCGTTCATGCCGTCTCAGTGAATCCGGTCGACACCAAGCAGCGCGCGCCGCGCGCCGGTGAGGTGTCGCCCCCGCGCGTCCTGGGATTTGACGCTTCAGGCACCGTTGAAGCCGTGGGTGCGCACGTGACCGCGTTCGCTCCGGGCGACGAGGTGTATTACGCCGGCGACGTAACGCGACCCGGCAGCAATGCGCAGTGGCAGTGGGTGGATGAGCGCCTGGTGGGACGCAAGCCGACCACGCTGGATTTCGCTGAAGCCGCAGCGCTGCCACTGACTGTATTGACCGCATGGGAACTGCTGTTCGAGCGCATGCCGCTGCATTTCGATGATCGCCGCCACATTGGCCAGACCCTGCTGGTCATCGGCGGTGCAGGCGGTGTCGGTTCCATCGCGATTCAACTGGCACGCCATGCCGGCTTCACCGTGGTAGCCACCGCATCGCGTGACGACTCGGCCGAATGGTGTCGCCGGATGGGCGCCGACCATGTGGTCGATCACCGCCAGCCGCTGCCGGCGCAGCTGCAGGCGCTGGGCATTGCGCAGGTGGAGGTGGCGCTGAACCTGGCCGACACCGACCACTACTGGGAGGTGCTGGGCGAGCTGCTGGCACCGCAGGGGCATGTCGGCCTCATCGTGGAACCGCGTGGCCCGCTCCGCATCGGCGATCCCTACAAGGCCAAGTGCATCGGCATCCATTGGGAATTCATGTTCGCCCGATCGCGATTCCAGACCGCCGACATGGTGGAACAGCACCGCATCCTCAGCCGGGTGGCCAGCCTGGTTGATGCCGGTGAACTGCGCAGCACCGCGCATACCTCGTTGGGCAGCATCAATGCGGCCAACCTGCGCGAAGCCCATCGCCTGCTGGAAGGCGGCGGGGTCACCGGCAAGCTGGTGCTGTCCGGCTGGGAGTGA
- a CDS encoding pseudouridine synthase: protein MRNRRPPAAPTARPRRDPRRASAPARPAAQPSDAPRHGLARVLSKAGLCSRTEAARWIGEGRVTVDGRTINNPEFPIIDGRHVVRVDGQPLDAPRRLHIALNKPRGLVTTAQDEQGRDTVYRCFDGAGLPWLAPVGRLDKASEGLLLFSNDPQWAARLTDPGTGPDKTYHVQIDAIPDAAQLAALCSGVDDDGEFLRARQARLLRSGDKTAWLEVVLEEGRNRHIRRLLAAFDINVLRLVRVGIGRLPLGTLAKGAWRELEPHELDLLTATADVAVADT from the coding sequence ATGCGTAACCGTCGCCCCCCCGCCGCGCCCACCGCTCGACCACGCCGCGATCCGCGGCGTGCGTCCGCCCCGGCCAGACCTGCAGCCCAGCCCAGCGATGCGCCACGCCACGGGTTGGCGCGCGTGCTGTCCAAGGCCGGGCTGTGCTCGCGCACCGAAGCGGCGCGCTGGATCGGCGAGGGTCGGGTGACGGTCGATGGGCGCACCATCAACAACCCCGAATTCCCGATCATCGACGGCCGTCACGTGGTGCGTGTCGATGGCCAGCCGTTGGATGCACCGCGCCGCCTGCACATCGCGCTCAACAAGCCGCGCGGCCTGGTCACCACCGCGCAGGACGAGCAGGGCCGCGACACCGTGTACCGCTGCTTCGACGGGGCGGGGCTGCCGTGGCTGGCGCCGGTCGGGCGGCTGGACAAGGCCAGTGAAGGCCTGCTGCTGTTCAGCAACGACCCGCAGTGGGCTGCGCGGCTGACCGACCCCGGCACCGGGCCGGACAAGACCTACCACGTCCAGATCGATGCCATTCCCGATGCCGCGCAGCTGGCTGCGCTGTGCAGCGGCGTGGACGACGACGGCGAATTCCTGCGCGCTCGCCAGGCACGCCTGCTGCGCAGTGGCGACAAGACCGCCTGGCTGGAAGTGGTGCTGGAAGAAGGCCGCAACCGCCATATCCGCCGCCTGCTGGCGGCCTTCGACATCAACGTGCTGCGGCTGGTGCGCGTGGGCATTGGCCGGCTGCCGCTGGGCACGCTGGCCAAGGGTGCCTGGCGCGAACTGGAGCCGCACGAGCTGGACCTGCTGACCGCCACGGCCGATGTCGCCGTGGCCGATACCTGA
- a CDS encoding TorF family putative porin has protein sequence MNHTTRCTAAAVLCAALLAPFAASAQDEAESPFSWNVTGVSDYVFRGVSQTDEDPTVQAGFTYTSPVGLYAGVWGSGVDFGDGGPDAEVDYFIGYGVDVTDSVNFDVMLNHYSYPGSSELAYTELITKTSFAEHYNVTVAYTNDVWNTDTDGWYFAAGTEWALPNEFNLTANVGRSTFEDGVAKDYTDWNIGVNRTWGLFTLGLGYYGTDGNGRDNSGKLADNRVVFTVAVGQ, from the coding sequence ATGAACCACACCACGCGCTGTACTGCCGCCGCTGTGCTCTGCGCCGCCTTGCTTGCCCCGTTTGCCGCCAGTGCCCAGGACGAGGCCGAATCGCCGTTCAGCTGGAACGTGACCGGCGTGTCCGATTACGTGTTCCGCGGTGTCTCCCAGACCGACGAAGACCCGACCGTGCAGGCCGGCTTCACCTACACCTCGCCGGTCGGCCTGTACGCCGGTGTGTGGGGTTCGGGCGTGGACTTCGGCGACGGCGGCCCGGATGCCGAAGTCGATTACTTCATCGGCTACGGCGTGGACGTCACCGACAGCGTCAACTTCGACGTGATGCTCAACCACTACAGCTACCCCGGCTCCAGCGAACTGGCGTACACCGAGCTGATCACCAAGACCAGCTTCGCCGAGCACTACAACGTGACCGTGGCCTACACCAACGATGTCTGGAACACCGACACCGATGGCTGGTACTTCGCCGCAGGCACCGAATGGGCGCTGCCCAATGAGTTCAACCTGACCGCCAACGTCGGCCGCAGCACGTTCGAAGACGGTGTTGCCAAGGACTACACCGACTGGAACATCGGCGTGAACCGCACCTGGGGCCTGTTCACCCTGGGCCTGGGCTACTACGGCACGGACGGCAACGGCCGCGACAATTCCGGCAAGCTCGCCGACAACCGCGTGGTGTTCACGGTCGCCGTCGGGCAATAA
- a CDS encoding cell wall hydrolase — protein sequence MKLAWILWLSQLLPQPAADSLCLSTTVYLEARDQTLRGQQAVAEVALRRLDSGLWGDSMCKVVTARKQFAPTIVAPGTQLGNTDAWEEAMTVAFDAERNWALPEGERKEIVPGASHFAALSIASPSWRNAYQVATIGDHTFYRVQKLKPRAS from the coding sequence ATGAAACTGGCCTGGATTCTCTGGCTGTCGCAGTTGTTGCCCCAGCCGGCCGCCGATTCGCTGTGCTTGAGCACGACCGTCTACCTCGAAGCGCGTGACCAGACCCTGCGCGGCCAGCAAGCCGTTGCGGAAGTGGCGCTGCGCCGGCTGGACAGCGGGCTGTGGGGCGATTCGATGTGCAAGGTGGTCACCGCACGCAAGCAGTTCGCACCGACCATCGTGGCGCCGGGCACCCAGCTGGGCAACACCGATGCATGGGAAGAAGCCATGACCGTGGCCTTTGATGCCGAGCGCAACTGGGCGCTGCCGGAAGGCGAGCGCAAGGAAATCGTGCCCGGTGCCAGCCACTTCGCCGCGCTGTCCATCGCCAGCCCCAGCTGGCGCAATGCCTACCAGGTGGCCACCATCGGCGACCACACGTTCTATCGCGTGCAGAAACTCAAGCCACGCGCGTCGTAA
- the tdh gene encoding L-threonine 3-dehydrogenase, with the protein MKALVKREAAKGIWLEEVPVPVPGPNEVLIKLEKTAICGTDLHIYLWDEWSQRTIKPGLTIGHEFVGRIAEIGPGVTGYEIGQRVSAEGHIVCGHCRNCRGGRPHLCPNTVGIGVNVNGAFAEYMVMPASNLWPIPDQIPSELAAFFDPYGNAAHCALEFDVIGEDVLITGAGPIGIIAAGICKHIGARNVVVTDVNDFRLKLAADMGATRVVNVANTSLKEVMKELHMEGFDVGLEMSGNPRAFNDMLDCMYHGGKIAMLGIMPKGAGCDWDKIIFKGLTVQGIYGRKMYETWYKMTQLVLSGFPLGKVMTHQLPIDEFQKGFDLMEQGKAGKVVLSWN; encoded by the coding sequence ATGAAGGCCCTGGTCAAGCGTGAAGCCGCCAAGGGCATCTGGCTCGAAGAAGTGCCGGTGCCGGTGCCGGGCCCAAACGAGGTCCTGATCAAGCTGGAGAAGACCGCCATCTGCGGTACCGACCTGCACATCTACCTGTGGGACGAGTGGAGCCAGCGCACGATCAAGCCAGGCCTGACCATCGGCCATGAGTTCGTCGGCCGCATCGCCGAGATCGGCCCGGGGGTGACCGGCTACGAGATCGGCCAGCGCGTGTCGGCCGAAGGCCACATCGTGTGCGGCCACTGCCGCAACTGCCGCGGCGGCCGCCCGCACCTCTGCCCGAATACCGTGGGCATCGGCGTGAACGTCAACGGCGCCTTTGCCGAATACATGGTGATGCCGGCCAGCAACCTGTGGCCGATCCCCGACCAGATCCCGTCCGAGCTGGCCGCCTTCTTCGACCCGTACGGCAATGCCGCGCACTGCGCGCTGGAATTCGACGTGATCGGCGAAGACGTGCTGATCACCGGTGCCGGCCCGATCGGGATCATCGCCGCCGGCATCTGCAAGCACATCGGTGCCCGCAACGTGGTGGTGACCGACGTCAACGACTTCCGCCTGAAGCTGGCCGCCGACATGGGCGCCACCCGCGTGGTCAACGTGGCCAACACCTCGTTGAAGGAAGTGATGAAGGAACTGCACATGGAGGGCTTCGACGTGGGCCTGGAAATGAGCGGCAACCCGCGCGCGTTCAATGACATGCTCGACTGCATGTACCACGGCGGCAAGATCGCCATGCTCGGCATCATGCCCAAGGGCGCCGGCTGCGACTGGGACAAGATCATCTTCAAGGGCCTGACCGTGCAGGGCATCTACGGCCGCAAGATGTACGAGACCTGGTACAAGATGACCCAGCTGGTGCTGTCCGGCTTCCCGCTCGGCAAGGTGATGACCCACCAGCTGCCGATCGACGAATTCCAGAAGGGCTTCGACCTGATGGAACAGGGCAAGGCCGGCAAGGTGGTCCTGAGCTGGAACTGA
- a CDS encoding OmpA family protein, translated as MNKKILTAALLGGLAFAQAASAQDFDDRWYLTGSAGFNFQDSDRTTNDAPFVTLGLGKFISPNWSLDGELNYQNPNFDDNQDLNWSQYGASVDLRRHFISEGRGWNPYLLMGLGYQKSEEEFSRLNDRPGDRKDGNFAAKVGVGLQTTFEKRVAVRAEVAYRGDFDDKSIAAADESWFGDVLASVGVVIPLGPPPVAAVVAPPPVAPSCADLDDDGDGVNNCDDKCPNSQPGQTIGPDGCPVPVSIDLKGVNFDFDKSNLRPDAVAILSEATQILVRYPDIRVEVAGHTDLCGKDDYNQKLSERRATAVYNYLTQNGVAASRLAGPIGYGESRPLEQTPQTFPACKSEKNRRTELNVQN; from the coding sequence ATGAACAAGAAGATCCTCACTGCCGCGCTGCTGGGCGGCCTGGCGTTTGCCCAGGCAGCCTCCGCGCAGGATTTTGATGACCGCTGGTACCTGACCGGTTCGGCCGGCTTCAACTTCCAGGATAGCGACCGTACGACCAACGACGCTCCGTTCGTTACCCTGGGTCTCGGCAAGTTCATCAGCCCCAACTGGTCGCTGGACGGCGAGCTGAACTACCAGAACCCGAACTTCGACGACAACCAGGACCTGAACTGGAGCCAGTACGGCGCCTCGGTCGACCTGCGCCGCCACTTCATCTCCGAAGGCCGTGGCTGGAACCCGTACCTGCTGATGGGTCTGGGCTACCAGAAGTCGGAAGAAGAGTTCTCGCGCCTGAACGATCGTCCGGGTGACCGCAAGGACGGCAACTTCGCCGCCAAGGTCGGCGTCGGCCTGCAGACCACCTTCGAAAAGCGCGTTGCAGTCCGCGCCGAAGTGGCCTACCGCGGTGACTTCGACGACAAGAGCATTGCCGCTGCGGACGAAAGCTGGTTCGGCGACGTGCTGGCCTCGGTCGGCGTCGTGATCCCGCTGGGCCCGCCGCCGGTTGCTGCCGTTGTTGCCCCGCCGCCGGTTGCCCCGAGCTGCGCAGACCTGGATGACGACGGTGACGGCGTCAACAACTGCGACGACAAGTGCCCGAACTCGCAGCCGGGTCAGACCATCGGTCCGGACGGTTGCCCGGTGCCGGTCTCCATCGACCTGAAGGGCGTCAACTTCGACTTCGACAAGTCGAACCTGCGTCCGGACGCCGTGGCGATCCTGTCCGAAGCTACCCAGATCCTGGTGCGTTACCCGGACATCCGCGTCGAAGTGGCTGGCCACACCGACCTGTGCGGCAAGGATGACTACAACCAGAAGCTGTCCGAGCGTCGTGCGACCGCCGTGTACAACTATCTGACCCAGAACGGCGTGGCTGCCAGCCGTCTGGCCGGTCCGATCGGTTATGGCGAGAGCCGTCCGCTGGAGCAGACCCCGCAGACCTTCCCGGCCTGCAAGAGCGAGAAGAACCGTCGTACCGAGCTGAACGTTCAGAACTAA
- a CDS encoding NADPH-dependent 2,4-dienoyl-CoA reductase → MSPAAETPAYPHLFAPLDLGFTTLRNRILMGSMHTGLEDRARDFPRLAAYFAERAAGGVGLIVTGGYAPNVVGWLKPFGGKLSWPWEVGPHRQLTAAVHDHDGKICLQLLHAGRYAYHPLSVAPSKKKAPINPFTPRALSARGVERHIADYARSARLAREAGYDGVEVMGSEGYLINEFIAPRTNLRGDRWGGDATRRMQFAVEIVRRIREACGPDFIIIYRLSLVDLVEDGSNWDEIVQQAKAIEAAGATLINSGIGWHEARVPTIATSVPRAAFAGVTAKLKPHVRVPVIATNRINMPDVAEHILAGGGADMVSLARPLLADPEWANKARAGRAHAINTCIACNQACLDHVFENKTASCLVNPRAVHETELVYRPTTAPKKVAVVGAGPAGLACATVAAERGHAVTLFDAGSEIGGQFNVAKRIPGKEEFHETLRYFRHKLDETGVSVKLDTVADVATLAGFDAVVVATGITPRQVDFPGADHPKVVSYLDVLLGRVEVGAEAAIIGAGGIGFDVGEFLVHEGPSPALDPARWMAEWGVDPNFEARGALARPQPEPPARKVWLLQRSPGKPGARLGKTTGWIHRATLKAKGVKMLGGVEYLGVDDDGLRIRIDGQEQTLPVSHVVVCAGQEPRRDLHAALLAAGVDAHLIGGADVAAELDAKRAINQGSRLAAAL, encoded by the coding sequence ATGTCGCCAGCCGCCGAAACTCCCGCCTACCCCCACCTGTTCGCCCCACTCGACCTGGGCTTCACCACCCTGCGCAACCGCATCCTGATGGGGTCCATGCACACCGGGCTGGAGGACCGCGCGCGCGACTTTCCGCGGCTGGCCGCGTACTTCGCCGAGCGCGCGGCGGGTGGGGTCGGGCTGATCGTCACCGGCGGCTATGCGCCCAACGTGGTGGGCTGGCTCAAGCCGTTCGGCGGCAAGCTGTCCTGGCCGTGGGAAGTGGGTCCACACCGCCAGCTCACCGCGGCGGTGCACGACCATGACGGCAAGATCTGCCTGCAGCTGCTGCACGCCGGCCGTTACGCCTACCACCCCCTGTCGGTGGCGCCGTCGAAGAAGAAGGCGCCGATCAATCCGTTCACCCCGCGCGCGCTGTCGGCACGTGGCGTGGAACGGCATATCGCCGATTACGCGCGCAGCGCGCGGCTGGCCCGCGAAGCCGGCTACGACGGCGTGGAGGTGATGGGCTCGGAGGGCTACCTGATCAACGAGTTCATCGCCCCGCGCACCAACCTGCGCGGCGATCGCTGGGGCGGCGACGCTACCCGGCGCATGCAGTTCGCGGTGGAGATCGTGCGCCGCATCCGCGAAGCATGCGGCCCGGATTTCATCATCATCTACCGGTTGTCACTGGTCGACCTGGTGGAGGACGGCAGCAACTGGGATGAGATCGTGCAGCAGGCCAAGGCCATTGAAGCGGCCGGCGCCACCCTGATCAACTCCGGCATCGGCTGGCATGAAGCACGCGTGCCCACCATCGCTACCTCGGTGCCGCGCGCGGCGTTTGCCGGGGTCACCGCCAAGCTCAAGCCGCATGTGCGCGTGCCGGTGATCGCCACCAACCGCATCAACATGCCCGACGTGGCCGAACACATCCTGGCCGGCGGCGGCGCGGACATGGTGTCGCTGGCACGGCCGCTGCTGGCCGACCCGGAATGGGCCAACAAGGCGCGCGCCGGCCGCGCACACGCGATCAATACCTGCATTGCCTGCAACCAGGCGTGCCTGGACCACGTGTTCGAGAACAAGACCGCCAGCTGCCTGGTCAACCCGCGCGCGGTGCATGAAACCGAACTGGTCTACCGCCCCACCACGGCCCCGAAGAAGGTCGCGGTGGTCGGTGCCGGTCCGGCCGGCCTTGCCTGCGCCACGGTGGCCGCCGAACGCGGGCATGCGGTCACCCTGTTCGACGCCGGCAGCGAGATCGGCGGCCAGTTCAACGTGGCCAAGCGCATTCCCGGCAAGGAAGAATTCCACGAAACGCTGCGCTACTTCCGCCACAAACTGGACGAAACTGGCGTGAGCGTGAAGCTCGATACCGTGGCCGACGTCGCCACGCTGGCCGGCTTCGATGCGGTGGTGGTCGCCACCGGCATCACCCCGCGCCAGGTCGACTTCCCCGGCGCCGACCATCCCAAGGTGGTCAGCTATCTCGATGTGCTGCTGGGCCGGGTGGAGGTTGGCGCGGAAGCGGCGATCATCGGTGCCGGTGGCATCGGCTTCGACGTGGGCGAGTTCCTGGTGCACGAGGGCCCCTCCCCCGCGCTGGACCCGGCCCGCTGGATGGCCGAATGGGGCGTTGACCCGAACTTCGAGGCACGTGGCGCGCTGGCCCGGCCGCAGCCCGAGCCCCCCGCCCGCAAGGTCTGGCTGCTGCAGCGCAGCCCGGGCAAGCCCGGCGCACGGCTGGGCAAGACCACCGGCTGGATCCACCGCGCCACGCTCAAGGCCAAGGGCGTGAAGATGCTGGGCGGCGTGGAATACCTGGGCGTGGACGACGACGGCCTGCGCATCCGCATCGATGGCCAGGAACAGACCCTGCCGGTGAGCCACGTGGTGGTCTGCGCCGGCCAGGAACCGCGCCGCGACCTGCATGCCGCACTGCTGGCCGCAGGCGTGGATGCGCACCTGATCGGCGGTGCCGATGTGGCCGCGGAACTGGATGCAAAGCGCGCGATCAACCAGGGCAGCCGCCTGGCGGCAGCGCTGTAA
- a CDS encoding YczE/YyaS/YitT family protein, translating to MPTSLPLRLLQLLIGLFLYGMGAAVMIRAAIGVAPWDVLSQGIALQTPLSFGVATNVIGALVLLLWWPIRQKPGLGTVLNVLLIGPSAQFGLWLLPEVHGLVWQVPMFALGLLLVAVATGLYIGARFGPGPRDGLMTGLHARTGWPIWLVRSLIEGTVLVIGWYLGGNVGLGTLAFALLIGPLCGYTLPLFGVRRPEPAPALR from the coding sequence ATGCCCACCTCACTGCCCCTGCGCCTGCTGCAACTGCTGATCGGCCTGTTCCTGTACGGGATGGGCGCGGCGGTGATGATCCGCGCCGCAATCGGCGTGGCGCCCTGGGATGTGCTCTCCCAGGGCATCGCGCTGCAGACGCCGCTGTCGTTCGGCGTAGCCACCAACGTGATCGGAGCGCTGGTGCTGCTGCTGTGGTGGCCGATCCGGCAGAAGCCGGGACTGGGCACGGTGCTGAACGTGCTGCTGATCGGCCCCAGCGCGCAGTTCGGCCTGTGGCTGCTGCCGGAAGTGCACGGGCTGGTGTGGCAGGTGCCGATGTTTGCCCTGGGGCTGCTGCTGGTGGCAGTCGCCACCGGTCTCTACATCGGTGCCCGTTTCGGACCGGGCCCGCGCGATGGCCTGATGACCGGCCTGCATGCCCGCACCGGCTGGCCGATCTGGCTGGTGCGCAGCCTGATCGAGGGCACCGTGCTGGTCATCGGCTGGTACCTGGGCGGCAACGTCGGCCTGGGCACCCTCGCCTTCGCGCTGCTGATCGGCCCCCTGTGCGGCTACACGCTGCCCCTGTTTGGCGTGCGCAGACCGGAGCCGGCGCCCGCCCTGCGCTGA